The following proteins are co-located in the Colletotrichum lupini chromosome 4, complete sequence genome:
- a CDS encoding 2OG-Fe(II)oxygenase superfamily protein, translating into MDSRAPTVDSVPKTEKEPQASEAIAAQTATTEPNTNDNEVAAGPSRTGDAAASHGHDDDTASVASSALAEDWKLSFEDDLAEALAGIQTQGTFASFHPLKRVDPDLSVHDVGPVAQPLPEPTVRQLIEKATRAPLGKGSETIVDTAAPNTWELDPSQFELRSPRWPADLQKICAVVAKDLGVASPVTAELYKLLIYEKGAASKAYTDTEKCPGMFGTLVICLPCGHKGGDVVVKHCGETKMLKTSGADQSFACWYSDVHHEVLPVTEGYRVVLTYNLTIDPTAMASQQRPSATLRRQETRALRHTLRRWLERSENAGIDHVYYGLDHEYAEDNISIKALKGRDAAVVQTLQELSAGLEFDVLLALTEKMEMGPAVYEGNSRYSKKKRSRRGKRKRPIDHFGDYDGLDGYDSCGVPYEDYRSSSDGVEEDLYEAGMSRDIVDVTDESLSVKVLVDLSGRPILRDIALDWKNMLDASEFFEGVERKEEYEGYQGNWGPTATHRYCVTAALIIRRDKIPSYLKASTRSGWDHYHDSAVLVDYLTDSILKASSNSKSSFETLKDVWDTSVPRPGRRTKKAEDEILCKVLRSALAMKDWDFFEKVSKKKAEKGLDGPLPAGYYQLLYAEVSQGKADFSQIKNGLTSTVFRGRYFFEIFEAVKAFAPTDQPLSDEIREWAQATLTKGLKDIADTAIFVRQDGLALVTGAEKYADFGWLSSVTMPLVEQLLVRTPAFALEFLSALLSCARRKAFPVTLAVNLYKKLAKDLISMLDLERVHGPREDDPAHKAARFTYGQTAPSPPDHRLALNHIALADLFSGLIKLASSPPQEDLVLPLALKIVSHAPRMHALDFPVLWIPLLRELLAILEATKTPLDTPRYQQLFAAALEAYRDNYVGSRSVRPPSGQLGSGMYLVQFCTCGDCSKLDNFLANPAQMSLRLIIGAKKQRHHVHRVIEEHGIRVTHETERFAPGGPTMVINKVGQTDIARQQVRAKEAEEVFKAFDQTKLGVLLGEDYPAIATALWQRPVNLVPGRGGITYPPAPIPAPAPAPIAAPVAAPAAAYFPAPVPAPGPAAAGYAPPGHTIMPAVGPAWVPPPTNRHQPMTGSARGPPPSHYNRPATGSSSAPPPVSGAQSMNGSINGLQPINGPAQVPIGMSAGQRAFAPTTGSAGWPSRSPPSGRNGMGAAATPGPSRPPPPVAGAKRKAEPEIIDLT; encoded by the exons ATGGATTCCCGAGCTCCCACGGTTGACTCAGTACCTAAGACTGAAAAGGAACCCCAGGCGAGTGAAGCTATCGCAGCTCAGACGGCTACCACTGAGCCCAACACCAACGACAACGAGGTCGCCGCCGGGCCCAGTCGAACCGGGGACGCCGCAGCCAGCCACGGGCACGATGATGACACAGCATCTGTAGCCAGTAGCGCACTCGCAGAGGACTGGAAGCTCTCCTTTGAAGATGACCTCGCCGAGGCGCTTGCCGGCATCCAGACACAGGGCACCTTTGCCTCGTTCCACCCTCTGAAGCGCGTAGACCCGGACCTCTCCGTCCATGATGTCGGACCTGTTGCCCAGCCGCTGCCGGAGCCGACGGTGCGGCAACTGATCGAAAAAGCCACTCGTGCTCCGTTAGGTAAGGGGAGTGAGACCATTGTGGACACTGCTGCGCCCAACACGTGGGAGCTGGACCCCTCGCAATTCGAGCTCCGAAGTCCGCGCTGGCCGGCGGACTTGCAAAAGATATGTGCTGTTGTAGCGAAGGATTTGGGCGTCGCGTCGCCTGTGACGGCGGAGCTGTATAAGCTTTTGATTTACGAAAAGGGGGCCGCGTCCAAGGCTTATACCGA CACCGAGAAATGCCCCGGCATGTTCGGCACTCTCGTCATCTGCCTTCCCTGCGGCCACAAGGGGGGCGACGTAGTCGTCAAGCACTGCGGCGAGACGAAGATGCTCAAGACTTCAGGGGCAGACCAGTCCTTTGCGTGCTGGTACTCGGACGTCCACCACGAGGTCCTGCCCGTCACGGAGGGCTACCGCGTGGTGCTCACGTACAACCTCACCATCGACCCGACGGCGATGGCGTCACAGCAGCGGCCTTCTGCGACGCTGCGGAGGCAAGAGACTCGCGCGCTGCGGCACACGCTCCGGCGGTGGCTGGAGCGCTCCGAGAACGCCGGGATCGACCACGTCTACTACGGCCTGGACCACGAGTACGCCGAGGACAACATCTCAATTAAGGCGCTCAAGGGACGCGACGCGGCCGTCGTGCAGACGCTGCAGGAGCTTTCGGCTGGGCTCGAGTTTGATGTTCTTCTAGCGCTGACAGAGAAGATGGAGATGGGGCCGGCAGTGTACGAGGGCAATTCGCGGTATTCGAAAAAGAAACGGAGCCGGCGTGGGAAGCGGAAGCGGCCGATTGATCATTTTGGAGATTATGATGGATTAGATGGATACGATTCGTGTGGTGTGCCTTATGAGGATTATAGATCCAGCTCGGACGGGGTCGAGGAAGATCTATATGAGGCGGGCATGTCTCGTGACATTGTGGATGTGACGGACGAGTCGTTGTCTGTCAAGGTGCTTGTGGACTTGAGCGGGCGCCCGATACTCCGTGACATCGCGTTGGATTGGAAAAATATGCTTGATGCTAGCGAGTTCTTTGAAGGCGTTGAACGGAAGGAAGAGTATGAGGGATATCAGGGCAACTGG GGACCAACAGCTACCCACCGGTACTGCGTAACA GCCGCGCTCATCATTCGCCGAGACAAGATCCCTTCGTACCTCAAAGCTAGTACGAGGTCGGGATGGGATCACTACCATGACAGCGCTGTACTGGTCGATTACCTCACAGATTCGATCCTCAAGGCCTCGTCGAACAGCAAGTCATCGTTCGAGACACTCAAAGACGTATGGGATACGTCGGTCCCTCGTCCAGGCAGGCGTACCAAAAAGGCTGAAGACGAGATCCTGTGCAAAGTGTTGCGATCTGCTTTGGCTATGAAGGATTGGGACTTTTTCGAGAAGGTCAGCAAGAAAAAAGCCGAAAAGGGGCTGGACGGACCACTACCCGCGGGCTACTATCAATTACTTTACGCAGAGGTCTCGCAGGGCAAGGCGGACTTTTCTCAGATCAAAAACGG CTTGACTTCCACAGTATTCAGGGGTCGATATTTCTTCGAGATCTTCGAGGCGGTTAAGGCCTTTGCCCCTACCGATCAGCCCCTGTCTGACGAGATTCGGGAGTGGGCACAAGCAACGCTCACCAAAGGCCTCAAGGACATTGCCGATACCGCAATCTTCGTCCGACAAGATGGACTGGCTTTAGTGACGGGCGCTGAGAAGTATGCCGACTTTGGTTGGCTTTCCTCTGT GACGATGCCATTGGTTGAGCAGCTACTTGTACGGACGCCAGCGTTTGCACTGGAGTTCCTGTCAGCGCTGCTCTCATGCGCTAGACGAAAGGCTTTCCCGGTGACTCTGGCCGTCAACTTGTACAAAAAGCTCGCAAAAGACCTCATCTCTATGCTCGATCTCGAAAGGGTTCACGGGCCCAGGGAAGACGACCCAGCCCACAAGGCGGCGAGATTCACATACGGCCAGACGGCGCCGTCTCCCCCCGACCACCGCCTCGCCTTGAATCACATCGCCCTAGCAGACCTCTTCTCCGGACTTATCAAGCTCGCATCCTCCCCTCCACAAGAGGACCTAGTCCTGCCACTGGCCCTCAAAATCGTCAGCCACGCCCCAAGAATGCACGCCCTCGACTTCCCCGTCCTCTGGATTCCGCTCCTACGCGAGCTCCTTGCCATCCTCGAAGCCACCAAGACGCCACTTGACACCCCGCGCTACCAGCAACTCTTCGCCGCAGCCCTCGAAGCCTACCGCGATAACTACGTCGGCTCGAGATCCGTCCGTCCGCCGTCTGGCCAGCTGGGGAGCGGCATGTACCTCGTGCAGTTCTGCACCTGCGGCGATTGCAGCAAACTGGACAATTTCCTCGCGAACCCGGCGCAGATGTCACTCCGCCTGATCATTGGCGCCAAGAAGCAGCGACACCACGTGCACAGGGTGATCGAGGAGCACGGCATCCGGGTCACGCATGAGACTGAGCGATTTGCGCCTGGAGGGCCCACGATGGTCATTAACAAGGTGGGGCAGACGGATATTGCGAGGCAGCAGGTGAGGGCCAAGGAGGCAGAGGAAGTCTTCAAGGCTTTTGATCAGACCAAGTTAGGAGTATTGCTGGGTGAGGATTATCCTGCTATTGCGACAGCATTGTGGCAGCGGCCGGTGAATCTGGTGCCAGGGCGGGGTGGTATCACGTATCCGCCGGCACCAATTCCCGCTCCGGCTCCGGCTCCGATTGCGGCTCCGGTTGCGGCTCCGGCTGCGGCTTATTTTCCCGCTCCTGTTCCTGCTCCAGGACCTGCTGCGGCAGGTTATGCACCGCCCGGGCACACTATTATGCCAGCAGTCGGGCCTGCGTGGGTTCCACCACCCACGAACAGACATCAGCCGATGACCGGGTCTGCCCGCGGCCCGCCGCCGTCACATTACAACAGGCCAGCAACCGGATCCTCGTCCGCTCCGCCGCCTGTGAGCGGTGCTCAATCGATGAATGGCTCAATAAATGGTCTCCAACCGATAAACGGGCCGGCACAAGTCCCTATAGGAATGTCAGCAGGACAAAGAGCTTTCGCGCCGACAACGGGCAGTGCGGGATGGCCGTCGCGATCCCCGCCCTCAGGCCGGAACGGTATGGGTGCAGCTGCGACTCCTGGGCCAAGTCGGCCTCCGCCACCTGTTGCTGGGGCGAAACGAAAAGCTGAGCCAGAGATTATTGATTTGACTTAG
- a CDS encoding C6 zinc finger protein, translated as MSDDRTKLSCSKQLVEDAVVSSLGCVGNHPRSRRQSTGTSQEHQQKGPCSIIYIIPLGYYSDSVKHGLIALGCAHRGFISDYREEDQAAGAQTYDVLATQQFSKAMKFTTRDMERLSSITLRTSLVSCLIFICFEIMQGSYDKALQHLRSGSSIMVALSKAATDAQAGLPLSVHQRCLAETVKDYYDQLCDLADMFTCLGCDAAYLLEEGEVIPDLSYFFRGSSNKDASKPYSSTTEARYDLHLVDRAFGKALRYNVRGSIPMNPISWTSFLDLPESMSPLRDDDLRLGEWLTARHLFDVFSSRLATYTEHLKSSSSTTRQQLWEARLMSVMQKDWSVIIKCLEAPSSQPLDRQFFQDLLEDAESLIYAEAEPMQYPVFTLGADVIPRMSLIAGFSGEPDLQQRAISLLYAMRRKEGMWDSREIASLLESILLARESSIWNMEYERISLPRIAGMLLSLKLYDGSSSLPLATLVD; from the exons ATGTCCGATGATCGAACTAAGCTATCATGTAGCAA GCAGCTTGTCGAAGACGCAGTTGTCTCCAGCTTAGGTTGCGTCGGCAACCATCCGCGATCCCGCCGCCAGTCAACTGGGACATCTCAGGAACACCAACAGAAAGGGCCATGTTCCATCAT TTACATCATCCCACTAGGATACTATTCCGACTCAGTCAAACACGGCCTGATAGCGTTGGGATGTGCACATCGAGGCTTCATAAGCGACTACAGAGAAGAAGACCAGGCTGCGGGCGCGCAAACATACGATGTGCTAGCAACCCAGCAATTCTCTAAGGCCATGAAGTTCACGACTCGGGATATGGAAAGGCTTTCGTCTATCACTCTCAGGACATCGCTCGTTTCTTGTTTGATATTCATCTGCTTTGAAATCATGCAGGGAAGTTACGACAAAGCTCTGCAACACCTTAGATCCGGCTCTAGCATCATGGTTGCCCTGTCCAAAGCGGCAACGGATGCTCAGGCAGGATTACCTCTTTCAGTGCACCAGAGATGCCTGGCTGAGACTGTCAAGGACTATTATGATCAGTTATGCGATCTTGCTGACATGTTCACCTGCTTGGGCTGCGATGCTGCCTACTTACTGGAAGAAGGCGAAGTCATTCCGGACCTGTCTTATTTCTTCCGGGGCAGTAGCAACAAAGATGCTTCCAAGCCGTACTCCTCGACCACCGAGGCTCGGTACGATCTCCACCTTGTAGACCGAGCTTTTGGGAAGGCTTTACGTTACAATGTCCGAGGTAGCATTCCGATGAATCCGATATCTTGGACCTCATTCTTGGATTTGCCAGAGAGCATGTCACCACTAAGAGACGACGACCTGCGGCTCGGGGAATGGCTTACAGCTCGCCATCTCTTTGATGTCTTTAGTAGTCGGCTTGCAACTTATACTGAGCATCTCAAGTCAAGCTCATCAACAACCAGGCAGCAGTTATGGGAGGCGCGGCTAATGTCAGTCATGCAAAAGGACTGGTCGGTCATCATCAAATGCTTGGAGGCCCCGAGCTCACAACCTCTGGATCGACAATTTTTCCAGGATCTTTTAGAAGATGCTGAATCGCTCATATATGCCGAGGCCGAGCCGATGCAGTATCCAGTCTTTACCCTGGGTGCGGATGTGATCCCGCGAATGAGCCTCATTGCCGGGTTCTCTGGTGAGCCGGACCTGCAGCAAAGGGCCATTTCGCTACTGTATGCCATGCGAAGGAAAGAAGGTATGTGGGATAGTCGGGAGATTGCCAGTTTGCTAGAGTCTATCTTGTTGGCTAGGGAAAGCAGCATCTGGAACATGGAGTATGAGAGGATCTCTCTTCCGCGAATAGCAGGGATGCTGTTATCGCTGAAGCTGTATGATGGTAGCAGTTCGTTACCTCTGGCTACGCTGGTAGACTAA
- a CDS encoding ABC transporter, whose amino-acid sequence MRLSLPLLCALLAQQVSTADISLGFNTPQVNENRTIDEIYQAALAEGGIVTCWHGGDEVTQQDGLKRAFETRFPGMTLNITVNRSKYHSVNVDRQLASGRPLEVDTIILQALQDYPRWEQQGSLLHYAPNNYLKVLAPFRHVRAAYYGFAMNAWSTVWNTQKLANPPREWPDFLKPEYRGKIVLTHPSDDDAIAYIFDLVMHQYGPEWFDGLLANEPRWVRGTGSPLAVLRQPNSTQSVTFTASIGLRSSGSLNASFPTEGLFVSWPRSVAIFKDAPHPEASKLFANFLLDDGFQRNSSQWSARKDITAPGGYPGILDMDTTNSAEYLRFMSDRGRVEALRMMFEDKIGMPQGPSPLVDDL is encoded by the exons ATGCGTCTTTCACTCCCGTTGCTGTGTGCTCTCCTGGCCCAGCAAGTCTCCACGGCTGACATCTCTCTCGGCTTCAACACCCCACAAGTCAACGAAAACCGCACCATCGACGAAATCTACCAAGCCGCTCTAGCCGAAGGCGGCATCGTAACATGCTGGCACGGCGGCGACGAAGTCACCCAACAAGACGGCCTCAAGCGCGCCTTCGAGACCCGGTTCCCGGGCATGACGCTCAACATCACGGTTAACCGCTCCAAGTACCACAGCGTCAACGTCGACAGACAGCTCGCCTCGGGCAGGCCGCTCGAGGTGGATACCATCATCCTCCAGGCCCTGCAGGACTACCCCCGTTGGGAGCAGCAGGGATCGCTCCTGCATTATGCTCCGAATAACTATCTCAAGGTGCTGGCGCCGTTTCGTCATGTGCGCGCGGCGTACTACGGCTTTGCGATGAATGCGTGGTCGACTGTCTGGAACACGCAGAAGCTTGCGAACCCGCCGCGGGAGTGGCCGGATTTCTTGAAGCCCGAGTATAGGGGCAAGATTGTCCTGACGCACCCCAGTGACGACGATGCCATTGCGTACATCTTTGACCTCGT AATGCACCAGTATGGTCCCGAGTGGTTCGACGGCCTCCTCGCCAACGAGCCCCGCTGGGTCCGCGGCACGGGATCACCCCTGGCTGTCCTGCGCCAGCCCAACAGCACACAGTCCGTCACGTTCACCGCCAGCATCGGTCTTCGGTCCTCGGGCAGCCTCAACGCCTCGTTCCCGACGGAGGGGCTCTTTGTCAGCTGGCCGAGGTCTGTCGCTATCTTCAAAGACGCGCCGCACCCCGAGGCTTCGAAGCTGTTTGCCAACTTCCTCCTCGATGATGGGTTCCAGCGCAATTCTTCTCAGTGGAGTGCTCGGAAGGATATCACGGCGCCTGGCGGCTACCCCGGGATCCTCGACATGGATACAACCAACTCTGCCGAGTATCTCCGATTCATGTCGGATCGCGGTAGGGTGGAGGCTCTGAGGATGATGTTTGAGGATAAGATTGGGATGCCGCAGGGACCTAGTCCTCTCGTTGATGACCTCTAA
- a CDS encoding glycosyl hydrolase family 35: MCSRQGNGPFTIHTSLLFNPRKKTFDKNISIVIDPTNGAIADVYDRQRSKHVELTSHDIDLRGKVVMPGFVDAHTHVFLHPYDEASSTVQMRDESVVERIVRATNHLRVALLSGYTTYRDLGTEGLRSYDANLRDCVNRGLVPGPRLFVATECLASTGSYEVRHENSWAKLPRISDPCDGPVGVTQAVRRRAADGADIIKFYADYRRKVMRFPNSKEPIPFLPSEPNPTVVMFNQEEMDAIVKEAKLGGLPVACHAGSAKGALMAIKAGVDTVEHCQEATDEVFREMARRSTIFVPTLGIMKTSPDFSSIAKKTKRAHDLGVRLAAGGDTGTFPHGEGAFEMELMIQAGVPVVDVLEACVMGGWESCGKEKSGFYFGSIEKGYRADVIALDADPREDEGALRKVSFVMKDGKVWKKDGRAVGFFDEQTVDSDPSTDEESDWTFSIACPLQLAVMSSKVTLRWPDHHQQATDTSLNATRQSSPETIITGSYACFPSHFTVGSASAHNRPRLFLVKQVKDVKGGVVGTASSTCSNDRYHVSARLARAKPAKLNPQPTSFQDPSYFEAAEIGLHIVDQAFLSNRASDDRFVCEANHTWFAQLQIPVLSPFSPPFDSRHPGNLSNMKPSLFSIASLGFGLCSAASVASSLEAGVRSSLALAPVVRVLDEKRDQLQDIVTWDERSLFVRGERVMVFSGEIHPFRLPVPSLYLDVFQKVKALGLNTVSFYVDWALLEGKAGDFTAEGVFDLQPFFDAATKAGIYLIARPGPYINAEASGGGFPGWLARLKAKLRTSDPEFLSATDNYMANICGIIAKAQITNGGPVILFQPENEYTNFEDGSSADGPYFQYVIDQARKAGIVVPLISNDAKAAGHNAPGTGVGAVDIYGFDAYPLGFNCANPNTWPDNALPTTYHALHLQTSPSTPFTIPEFQGGSFDPYAGPGFEKCAALVNHEFERVFYKNNFGAGIFGGTNWGNLGHPGGYTSYDYGSAITEERTVSREKYSELKLEAQFLKVSPAYLTATPGNLTVGVYSATPDITVTPLLGNGNGSFFVVRHSNYNSLATTDYTLRLPTSQGTITIPQSRDLLQLTRRDSKIVVTDYPVGNTTLLYLTAEIFTWKQYKNQTVLVVYSGPGETHEIAIKSTTTPVLVEGTSVDHNYVNNTLLLAWETSSTRRVVKVDNLVIYILDRNSAYNYWVPDKPSGSQPAYGTSIMNPDSLIVNGGYLVRSISIQDGTLRVQADFNRTTEIEIIGVEPEVTKLEVNGKQLDHTTNNLTNWIANPAFAGAAPTVPDLKSLNWTFIDSLPEIRAGYDDSVWPLADHKTTNNTIANLTTPVSLFASDYGFHAGTLVFRGYFTSTGTEDKLDITTQGGSAFASSVWLNDTFIGSFANGPDAAGDNASNYTLANLTAGATYVLTVLVDTTGLEENFVIPADVMKTPRGIMDYSITSPSGAQTNVTTWKITGNLGGEGYADRARGPLNEGGLFIERQGYHLPSPPESALNTQRSPFEGTDVPGVAFYAAKLDLQIPATDLDVPLSFVFDDIAASNGTGAYRAILYVNGFQYGRYVSNIGPQTRFPVPEGILRYQGTNYIGLAVWALGNVGARVQNFRLDVGEVVTTGREEVKVVEAPAWSQRAGAYYDYLVDTFSFL, from the exons ATGTGTAGCAGACAGGGCAATGGACCATTTACAATACACACGTCATTGCTGTTCAATCCAAGGAAAAAGACCTTTGACAAGAATATCTCGATTGTCATCGATCCAACGAACGGCGCCATTGCAGATGTGTATGACCGGCAGCGATCCAAACATGTCGAGTTGACAAGTCATGATATAGATCTGCGAGGGAAGGTTGTGATGCCAGGATTTGTCGACGCGCATACACACGTGTTTCTTCATCCATACGA TGAGGCTTCATCGACGGTCCAGATGCGCGACGAAAGTGTCGTCGAGAGAATCGTTCGTGCTACAAATCATCTCCGTGTTGCCCTTCTGTCCGGTTACACCACATACAGAGATTTGGGCACCGAAGGGCTGCGCTCATACGATGCAAACCTGAGAGACTGTGTTAACCGAGGTCTGGTACCCGGCCCGCGACTCTTCGTGGCCACCGAGTGTCTCGCCAGCACTGGGTCCTACGAGGTCCGTCACGAGAACTCGTGGGCGAAACTACCGCGCATTTCGGACCCGTGCGACGGTCCGGTAGGCGTGACACAGGCTGTCCGGCGTCGTGCGGCCGATGGGGCGGACATCATCAAGTTCTACGCGGACTATCGGCGCAAGGTGATGCGATTCCCAAATTCAAAGGAACCGATCCCGTTTCTTCCCTCGGAGCCCAACCCGACTGTGGTGATGTTTAATCAAGAGGAGATGGACGCCATCGTCAAGGAAGCCAAGCTAGGCGGGCTACCCGTGGCGTGCCACGCAGGGTCAGCCAAGGGCGCACTCATGGCTATCAAGGCCGGCGTCGACACCGTTGAGCACTGCCAAGAGGCCACCGATGAGGTCTTTCGAGAAATGGCGCGCCGTAGTACCATCTTCGTCCCGACGCTCGGGATCATGAAGACTTCGCCTGATTTCAGCAGCATCGCGAAGAAGACCAAAAGGGCACACGACCTCGGTGTGCGTCTTGCTGCCGGGGGCGATACCGGAACGTTTCCTCACGGGGAAGGTGCTTTTGAAATGGAACTCATGATCCAGGCCGGGGTTCCCGTCGTGGATGTGCTGGAAGCATGTGTGATGGGAGGCTGGGAAAGCTGCGGTAAGGAGAAGAGCGGTTTCTACTTTGGTTCCATCGAGAAGGGCTACCGAGCCGATGTCATTGCCTTGGACGCGGACCCGAGAGAAGACGAGGGAGCCTTGAGGAAGGTCAGCTTTGTCATGAAGGACGGCAAGGTCTGGAAGAAGGACGGGCGAGCAGTCGGCTTCTTCGATGAGCAGACGGTTGATTCGGACCCCAGCACCGATGAGGAGTCGGATTGGACTTTT TCAATTGCTTGCCCGCTCCAACTGGCCGTGATGAGCAGCAAGGTTACATTGCGCTGGCCGGATCATCACCAACAGGCGACGGATACGAGCTTGAATGCGACCAGACAGTC GTCACCGGAGACGATCATCACTGGCTCATACGCCTGTTTTCCGTCGCATTTTACAGTCGGATCTGCCTCCGCACACAATCGGCCGAGATTATTCCTGGTAAAGCAAGTCAAGGACGTCAAAGGAGGGGTTGTTGGAACCGCTTCCTCCACATGCTCCAACGATCGCTACCACGTCTCCGCACGGCTCGCGCGGGCTAAGCCGGCGAAGCTTAATCCCCAGCCAACCTCTTTTCAGGATCCGTCGTACTTCGAGGCTGCAGAAATTGGCTTGCATATCGTGGACCAAGCTTTCCTCAGCAACCGGGCATCGGACGATCGTTTCGTATGCGAAGCTAATCACACCT GGTTCGCGCAGCTGCAAAT TCCCGTCCTTTCACCCTTCTCTCCCCCATTTGACAGCCGCCACCCGGGTAACCTGTCAAACATGAAGCCGTCTCTATTCTCCATCGCCTCGCTAGGCTTCGGGCTATGCTCCGCCGCATCCGTGGCGAGCAGCCTCGAGGCAGGAGTTCGTTCGTCTCTCGCTCTCGCTCCCGTAGTAAGAGTCCTGGACGAAAAGAGAGACCAGCTCCAGGACATCGTGACATGGGACGAGCGCTCGCTCTTCGTCCGCGGCGAGCGGGTTATGGTCTTCTCGGGCGAGATCCACCCTTTCCGCCTGCCCGTCCCGTCGctgtacctcgacgtcttccAAAAGGTGAAAGCCCTTGGCCTCAACACGGTCTCCTTCTACGTCGACTGGGCGCTGCTCGAGGGCAAGGCCGGTGACTTCACCGCCGAGGGCGTGTTTGATCTCCAGCCCTTCTTCGACGCCGCGACCAAGGCGGGCATCTACCTCATTGCGAGGCCCGGTCCGTATATCAACGCAGAGGCCTCTGGCGGTGGGTTTCCGGGTTGGTTGGCGAGGTTGAAGGCGAAGCTGAGGACATCGGACCCCGAATTCCTTTCTGCAACGGACAA CTACATGGCAAATATTTGCGGCATCATCGCCAAGGCCCAAATCACCAACGGTGGCCCAGTCATACTCTTCCAGCCAGAGAACGAGTACACCAACTTCGAAGACGGCAGTAGTGCCGATGGGCCGTACTTCCAGTATGTCATCGACCAGGCTCGCAAAGCTGGGATTGTCGTTCCCCTTATCAGCAACGACGCCAAAGCAGCGGGCCACAATGCACCGGGAACGGGTGTAGGCGCCGTTGATATTTAT GGCTTTGATGCGTACCCGCTTGGATTTAACTGT GCAAACCCGAATACGTGGCCGGATAACGCTCTACCAACCACCTACCACGCACTACACTTGCAAACAAGCCCAAGCACGCCTTTCACGATTCCAGAG TTTCAAGGAGGTTCCTTTGACCCCTACGCTGGGCCTGGGTTCGAAAAGTGTGCGGCGTTGGTTAATCACGAGTTTGAGCGCGTATTTTACAAGAACAACTTTGGAGCTGGT ATCTTCGGAGGCACCAATTGGGGTAACTTGGGGCATCCGGGAGGATACACGTCGTACGATTACGGCTCC GCAATCACGGAGGAGAGAACTGTCTCGAGGGAAAAGTACTCTGAGCTGAAGCTCGAGGCACAGTTCTTAAAAGTTTCGCCCGCATACCTGACTGCAACGCCCGGAAACTTGACCGTCGGTGTATACAGCGCAACTCCAGACATCACGGTAACACCTCTGCTAGGTAACGGGAACGGCTCGTTCTTCGTGGTCCGGCACAGCAACTACAACAGTCTTGCAACGACCGATTACACGCTTCGTCTGCCCACGTCGCAAGGAACCATCACGATCCCGCAGTCCCGCGATCTGTTGCAACTTACCCGCCGTGACTCGAAGATCGTTGTCACGGATTACCCGGTTGGGAACACGACTCTGTTGTATTTGACAGCGGAGATCTTTACCTGGAAACAGTACAAGAACCAGACGGTTCTTGTCGTTTACAGTGGACCTGGCGAGACGCACGAGATAGCGATCAAATCGACCACGACGCCTGTCCTCGTTGAGGGCACCAGCGTTGATCACAATTATGTGAACAACACTCTGCTTTTGGCATGGGAAACATCAAGCACTCGACGGGTAGTGAAGGTTGACAACCTGGTTATATACATTTTGG ACCGCAACTCGGCATACAACTACTGGGTGCCCGATAAGCCCAGCGGAAGCCAACCGGCGTACGGCACGTCCATTATGAATCCAGACTCTCTCATCGTCAATGGCGGGTACTTGGTAAGATCGATCTCGATACAGGATGGCACTCTTAGAGTCCAGGCGGATTTCAACCGTACCACTGAGATAGAGATCATTGGCGTCGAGCCGGAAGTCACCAAGCTGGAAGTCAACGGCAAGCAACTGGACCACACAACGAACAATCTAACCAACTGGATCGCGAATCCAGCCTTCGCGGGTGCCGCACCCACCGTACCGGACCTCAAATCACTCAACTGGACCTTCATCGACTCTCTCCCTGAGATTCGCGCAGGCTACGATGACTCCGTGTGGCCTCTCGCCGACCACAAAACCACAAACAACACAATCGCCAACCTCACAACTCCCGTCTCCCTCTTCGCCTCAGACTACGGCTTCCACGCCGGCACGCTCGTCTTCCGGGGCTACTTCACCTCAACTGGCACAGAAGACAAGCTTGACATCACAACCCAGGGCGGCTCCGCCTTTGCGAGCTCCGTCTGGCTCAACGACACCTTTATCGGCTCCTTCGCCAACGGACCTGACGCCGCGGGCGATAATGCCTCCAATTACACCCTGGCCAACCTCACCGCGGGCGCAACGTATGTTCTGACTGTCCTCGTCGACACCACTGGCCTGGAGGAGAACTTTGTCATCCCTGCGGACGTGATGAAAACCCCGCGCGGGATCATGGACTACAGCATCACGTCCCCATCCGGCGCCCAAACGAACGTCACGACGTGGAAAATTACGGGGAATCTCGGCGGCGAGGGCTACGCCGATAGGGCTCGCGGCCCGTTGAATGAGGGCGGGCTCTTTATTGAGCGCCAGGGCTATCACCTCCCGTCTCCACCCGAATCGGCGCTCAACACACAACGCTCGCCATTCGAAGGGACAGATGTGCCCGGTGTGGCATTCTACGCCGCGAAACTGGATCTGCAAATCCCCGCTACGGACCTCGACGTGCCCCTCTCCTTCGTCTTTGACGACATCGCAGCGTCAAACGGAACGGGTGCGTACCGCGCCATTCTGTACGTGAACGGGTTCCAGTACGGGCGGTACGTGAGCAATATCGGTCCGCAGACCAGGTTCCCCGTGCCCGAGGGCATACTCCGGTACCAGGGGACCAACTACATTGGTCTAGCCGTCTGGGCACTCGGCAACGTTGGAGCTCGCGTGCAGAACTTCCGACTCGATGTCGGCGAGGTGGTGACGACCGGTCGCGAAGAGGTTAAGGTTGTTGAGGCGCCGGCTTGGAGTCAGCGAGCGGGTGCATATTATGACTATTTGGTGGACACTTTTTCTTTCTTGTAA